A window of Microcystis aeruginosa FD4 contains these coding sequences:
- a CDS encoding UPF0175 family protein → MTLVISQEVIKASGLSEDELLKEIVIMLFQQDKISLGKASELLSINQIKFQRLLSERGICIHYDVAEFQEDIKHLKEKGWL, encoded by the coding sequence ATGACTCTAGTTATTTCCCAAGAAGTGATTAAAGCAAGTGGTTTATCAGAGGATGAACTGTTAAAGGAGATTGTTATTATGTTATTCCAACAAGATAAGATTAGCTTAGGAAAAGCGAGTGAGTTATTAAGTATTAATCAAATCAAGTTTCAACGGCTGCTTTCTGAACGAGGAATTTGTATTCACTATGATGTGGCTGAGTTTCAGGAAGATATTAAGCATTTAAAAGAGAAAGGTTGGCTATGA
- the kdpA gene encoding potassium-transporting ATPase subunit KdpA, producing MLQGWIQIALTLLIIVAITPFLGRYMARVFMERRTLLDPLCDRVESLLYTFVGVKGKENMTGWQYARAVLYSNAVMGFLIFSIIALQGFLPLNPTGIAAPTWDTTLHTTISFITNTNQQHYSGETYLSYGSQMWGLGYHMFTSAGTGLAVGIAFIRGLTGRPLGNFYVDLIRAITRILLPISIVGAMALIIAGVPETLAGPAILPTLENPNLSQAIARGPVAHFEIIKELGENGGGFFAINSAHPLENPNGFTNLVQLVAILSIPTSLIYTYGVFANNLKQAWLIYLIPLGILIGFTIITAIGEYNGNQAVNSLLGVERAVNFEGKEVRFGWAQSALYAVTTTATMCGAVIAMHDSLMPNGGFVTLSNMFLQIVFGGQGTGTAYLFAYLILAVFVTGLMVGRTPEFLGRKIEKREVVLASFLILLVHPIAILIPGAIALAIPDFQGISNPGFHGLSQVIYEYASAAANNGSGFEGLGDSQPSPIAITAGAKPTITALWWNLSASFSLLAGRYIPIAALLLLADGMSRKQPVPATSGTLRTDTGLFTGVTAGVILILGALTFFPVLALGPIAEAFQILRMIG from the coding sequence ATGTTGCAAGGATGGATTCAAATCGCGCTCACGCTCCTGATAATCGTGGCAATCACCCCCTTTTTGGGGCGGTATATGGCTAGGGTTTTTATGGAACGGAGAACCCTACTCGACCCACTGTGCGATCGAGTCGAGAGTCTTCTTTACACCTTCGTCGGGGTGAAAGGGAAAGAGAATATGACCGGCTGGCAGTACGCCCGCGCCGTTCTCTACAGTAACGCGGTGATGGGATTCCTAATTTTTTCCATTATCGCCCTGCAAGGATTCCTACCGCTCAACCCGACGGGAATCGCAGCCCCTACATGGGACACCACGCTACACACGACGATTTCCTTTATCACCAACACCAACCAACAGCATTATTCCGGCGAAACCTATCTTAGCTACGGGAGCCAGATGTGGGGCCTCGGCTATCATATGTTCACCTCGGCCGGAACCGGTCTAGCGGTGGGGATCGCCTTTATTCGGGGACTGACGGGGCGACCATTGGGCAATTTCTACGTGGATCTGATCCGAGCGATCACCCGTATCCTCTTACCGATCTCGATCGTGGGGGCAATGGCCCTGATCATCGCCGGAGTCCCAGAAACCCTCGCCGGTCCGGCGATCTTACCGACTCTAGAAAACCCCAACCTCAGTCAGGCGATCGCCCGCGGTCCCGTAGCCCACTTCGAGATCATTAAGGAATTAGGAGAAAACGGCGGCGGCTTTTTTGCCATCAACTCGGCCCACCCCTTGGAAAACCCCAACGGATTCACGAATCTAGTACAATTGGTGGCGATTCTCTCGATTCCCACCTCGCTAATCTACACCTACGGAGTTTTCGCCAATAATCTCAAGCAAGCGTGGTTAATCTATCTAATTCCCCTCGGTATTTTAATCGGCTTTACGATCATCACCGCGATCGGGGAATATAACGGCAACCAGGCGGTTAACTCCCTGCTAGGGGTGGAGCGAGCGGTTAACTTCGAGGGCAAAGAAGTACGCTTCGGTTGGGCGCAATCGGCCCTGTATGCGGTAACTACCACGGCCACCATGTGCGGTGCCGTGATCGCCATGCACGATTCCTTGATGCCGAACGGCGGCTTCGTCACCCTCTCGAATATGTTCCTGCAAATAGTTTTCGGAGGCCAGGGAACCGGCACCGCCTACCTGTTCGCCTATCTAATCCTCGCAGTATTCGTCACCGGGCTAATGGTGGGACGAACCCCGGAATTCCTCGGGCGCAAAATTGAGAAACGGGAAGTGGTATTAGCCAGTTTTTTAATTCTGCTGGTTCACCCGATCGCCATCCTCATCCCTGGAGCGATCGCCCTTGCTATCCCCGACTTTCAGGGCATCAGTAACCCCGGCTTTCACGGATTATCTCAAGTTATCTACGAGTACGCTTCCGCCGCCGCTAATAACGGGTCGGGATTCGAGGGACTAGGAGATTCCCAACCCTCGCCGATCGCGATCACGGCTGGGGCGAAACCGACGATTACCGCTCTCTGGTGGAATCTGAGTGCTTCGTTCAGTTTACTCGCGGGACGCTATATCCCGATCGCCGCCCTGCTCTTGTTAGCCGATGGTATGTCCCGCAAACAACCAGTTCCCGCCACATCTGGAACCCTCCGCACCGATACCGGACTCTTTACCGGCGTGACGGCGGGGGTGATTTTAATTCTCGGTGCGCTCACTTTCTTCCCAGTGTTGGCCCTCGGGCCGATCGCGGAAGCCTTTCAAATCCTGCGGATGATCGGCTAG
- a CDS encoding FG-GAP-like repeat-containing protein: MLNNPGVLAFSTPTYSITENGTPITQVTVTRTGGSDTEVSATITLNNGTATTDDYNNTPIKVTFAHGDSAPKIITIPIKEDSQFEAVETLNLSLINPTNGVTIDPQNTAIVKIIDNDNFVFTNTDIQPTKLEQLTLPIPTALKQYETLSSELDKAKVKLDTTEEQLTLANDDYSFAKETFAGSLSKQKSLTEILQNLGDKKTALTSSFTQSKTQNEQKQKDIQKNIDNASTRLKAETNAGLKDGIQKEINGYLIQIQEQQNLLSIATTKYDQELAVIDFQISESNQDLQALTSNIIPKQVEELEKKNQALVAVKTAWEANKQAVTVADKALGDFLTDYAFLKTQDYSSKFLQDTVNSLNQKISNLQTNLTSLKNSNGNGSNSEISALEKAILEKQKIVGEVQDYQKTVLAGEVEFKQELETRKATSADHLASVKVALGSNNIESYVTLSSQLANQLKGLTTVWVDDLQDNHNLTIKVWNGLQAESQAFDSLTSYIDENLATPYGDYYLNEIQLDEALQIQESTVRRRDALADSVNFVTDALFLAKKQLQEYQDLAKLSQHYSDLTSLEKQYTILINAKEKLANEKELLSSGNIDQYKQIGNEVINVANLLQNNFKDNPNYLQTSNSLDKAIKQYQDLANQIEYTPYIFNLSFNQYLNPINTLSINENPDNALIGDFNGDGKDDLYFTWRSSGRNRLYLSNGKGGFTQYLDSISTLAINESPDNTLVDDFNGDGKDDVYFIWRGSGKNRLYLSNGQGGFTQYLDPIATGAINGHDNSLVGDFNGDGKDDVYFFWRGMGVNRLYLSNGQGGFTQYLDPIATGAINGHDNSLVGDFNGDGKDDVYFFWRGMGVNRLYLSNGQGGFTQYLDPIATGAINGHDNSLVGDFNGDGKDDVYFFWRGMGVNRLYLSNGQGGFTQYLDPIVTGAINGHDNSLVGDFNGDGRDDVYFFWRGMGVNRLYLSNGQGGFTQYLDPIVTGAINGHDNSLVGDFNGDGRDDNFFHWKASGANGLYLSPLPIIHSEGIQLLINQSNLIVNNYFGYINPKLIDELDKKITNTIQDLTLQIDLTNDQQEQWLETNLQKYIQQKQSNILGSSPNQDQSISNIQSLRLETAYLTLQAEQNSTKLQSYLLDYFNPTGDGTFSEYINTASGGYFIADTTGKDLGEFADINGDGKQDYVVVWNSGGKRNLATYLAKADGTFSEYINTASGGYFIADTTGKDLGEFADINGDGKQDYVVVWNSGGKRNLATYLAKADGTFSEYINTASGGYFIADTTGKDLGEFADINGDGKQDYVVVWNSGGKRNLATYLAKADGTFSEYINTASGGYFIADTTGKDLGEFADINGDGKQDYVVVWNSGGKRNLATYLAKADGTFSEYINTASVGYFIADTTGKDLGEFADINGDGKQDYVVVWNSGGKRNLATYLAKADGTFSE, from the coding sequence ATGCTTAATAATCCCGGAGTTTTAGCGTTTAGTACCCCGACTTATTCGATTACTGAAAACGGAACTCCTATAACTCAAGTCACTGTTACTCGCACGGGGGGAAGTGATACGGAAGTGAGTGCGACGATTACTTTAAATAATGGTACAGCAACCACAGACGATTATAATAATACCCCCATTAAGGTTACGTTTGCTCATGGGGATAGTGCGCCTAAAATTATTACGATTCCCATTAAGGAAGATAGTCAATTTGAGGCGGTGGAAACGCTTAACCTATCGTTAATTAATCCGACTAATGGGGTGACGATTGATCCACAAAATACGGCAATTGTCAAGATAATTGATAATGATAATTTTGTGTTTACTAATACTGATATTCAACCGACGAAACTGGAGCAGTTAACGTTACCGATTCCGACGGCGTTGAAGCAGTATGAAACCCTCAGCAGCGAATTGGATAAAGCGAAGGTTAAGCTAGATACGACAGAGGAGCAGTTAACGTTAGCTAATGATGATTATTCCTTTGCGAAGGAGACGTTTGCAGGGAGTCTAAGTAAGCAGAAGTCTTTAACGGAAATTTTGCAGAATTTGGGGGATAAAAAGACGGCTTTAACTTCTAGTTTTACTCAATCTAAAACACAAAACGAGCAAAAACAGAAAGATATTCAGAAGAATATTGATAATGCTTCCACTCGTTTGAAGGCTGAAACGAATGCGGGTCTAAAAGATGGGATTCAGAAGGAGATTAATGGTTATCTGATTCAGATTCAGGAACAACAGAATTTACTGTCAATTGCTACGACTAAGTATGATCAGGAGTTAGCGGTTATTGACTTCCAAATTAGTGAATCTAATCAGGATTTACAAGCACTTACCAGTAATATTATTCCTAAGCAAGTTGAGGAATTAGAGAAAAAAAATCAGGCTTTAGTGGCTGTTAAAACGGCTTGGGAAGCTAATAAGCAAGCTGTGACGGTTGCGGATAAGGCGTTAGGAGATTTTCTGACGGATTATGCTTTTTTGAAGACTCAGGATTATTCGTCTAAGTTTTTGCAGGATACGGTTAATAGTCTTAATCAAAAAATTAGTAATCTTCAGACTAATTTAACAAGTTTGAAAAATAGTAATGGTAATGGTTCAAATTCTGAGATTTCAGCTTTAGAAAAGGCGATTTTAGAGAAGCAGAAAATAGTGGGAGAGGTGCAAGATTATCAGAAAACGGTGTTAGCAGGTGAGGTGGAGTTTAAGCAGGAATTGGAGACGAGAAAGGCGACTTCTGCGGATCATCTAGCTTCGGTTAAGGTGGCTTTGGGGAGTAATAATATTGAGAGTTATGTCACTTTAAGTAGTCAATTGGCTAATCAGTTAAAGGGGTTAACAACTGTTTGGGTGGATGATTTACAGGATAATCATAATCTAACGATTAAGGTGTGGAATGGGTTGCAAGCTGAGTCTCAGGCGTTTGATAGTTTGACGAGTTATATTGATGAGAATTTGGCGACTCCTTATGGGGATTATTATCTGAATGAGATTCAGTTGGATGAGGCGTTACAAATTCAGGAGTCAACCGTAAGACGGCGGGATGCTTTGGCGGATAGTGTTAATTTTGTGACGGATGCGCTGTTTTTGGCTAAGAAGCAGTTACAGGAGTATCAAGATTTGGCGAAGTTGAGTCAGCATTATTCGGATTTGACAAGTTTGGAAAAACAGTACACTATCCTAATAAACGCTAAGGAAAAATTAGCAAATGAAAAAGAACTGTTATCTTCTGGTAATATCGATCAATATAAACAGATAGGAAATGAAGTTATTAACGTAGCAAATTTATTACAAAATAATTTTAAGGATAACCCTAATTATTTACAGACAAGCAATAGTTTAGACAAAGCAATTAAACAATATCAAGATTTAGCCAATCAAATAGAATATACTCCATATATTTTTAATCTAAGCTTTAACCAATATCTAAATCCAATTAACACATTATCAATTAATGAAAATCCTGATAATGCCTTGATAGGTGATTTTAATGGGGATGGCAAAGATGATCTTTATTTTACTTGGCGAAGTAGCGGAAGAAATCGTCTTTATTTAAGTAATGGAAAAGGTGGTTTTACTCAATATTTAGATTCAATTAGTACGTTAGCAATCAATGAAAGTCCTGATAATACTTTAGTAGATGATTTTAATGGAGATGGCAAAGATGATGTTTATTTTATTTGGCGAGGTAGTGGAAAAAATCGACTTTATCTAAGTAATGGACAAGGTGGTTTTACTCAATATTTAGATCCTATTGCTACAGGAGCAATTAATGGACATGATAATTCTTTAGTAGGTGATTTTAATGGAGATGGCAAAGATGATGTCTATTTCTTTTGGAGAGGAATGGGGGTTAATCGACTTTATTTAAGTAATGGACAAGGTGGTTTTACTCAATATTTAGATCCTATTGCTACAGGAGCAATTAATGGACATGATAATTCTTTAGTAGGTGATTTTAATGGAGATGGCAAAGATGATGTCTATTTCTTTTGGAGAGGAATGGGAGTTAATCGACTTTATTTAAGTAATGGACAAGGTGGTTTTACTCAATATTTAGATCCTATTGCTACAGGAGCAATTAATGGACATGATAATTCTTTAGTAGGTGATTTTAATGGAGATGGCAAAGATGATGTCTATTTCTTTTGGAGAGGAATGGGAGTTAATCGACTTTATTTAAGTAATGGACAAGGTGGTTTTACTCAATATTTAGATCCCATTGTTACAGGAGCAATTAATGGACATGATAATTCTTTAGTAGGTGATTTTAATGGAGATGGAAGAGATGATGTCTATTTCTTTTGGAGAGGAATGGGAGTTAATCGACTTTATTTAAGTAATGGACAAGGTGGTTTTACTCAATATTTAGATCCCATTGTTACAGGAGCAATTAATGGACATGATAATTCTTTAGTAGGTGATTTTAATGGAGATGGAAGAGATGATAATTTCTTTCATTGGAAAGCTTCAGGAGCAAATGGACTATATCTTAGTCCTCTTCCAATAATACATAGTGAAGGAATTCAACTTTTAATCAATCAAAGTAATTTAATTGTTAATAATTATTTTGGATATATTAATCCTAAATTAATAGATGAATTAGATAAAAAAATTACCAATACGATCCAAGATTTAACGCTTCAGATTGATTTAACCAATGATCAACAAGAACAATGGTTAGAGACGAATTTACAGAAGTATATACAACAAAAACAGAGTAATATTTTAGGAAGCAGTCCAAACCAAGATCAATCAATCTCAAACATCCAATCTCTCCGCCTAGAAACTGCATATTTAACCCTACAAGCAGAACAAAATTCAACTAAGTTACAGAGTTATTTATTAGATTATTTTAATCCCACTGGTGATGGAACATTTTCGGAATATATCAACACGGCATCGGGAGGGTATTTCATTGCTGATACAACAGGAAAAGATTTAGGAGAATTTGCTGATATTAATGGGGATGGAAAACAAGATTATGTTGTGGTATGGAATAGTGGTGGTAAAAGAAATTTAGCCACTTATTTAGCTAAAGCAGATGGAACATTTTCGGAATATATCAACACGGCATCGGGAGGGTATTTCATTGCTGATACAACAGGAAAAGATTTAGGAGAATTTGCTGATATTAATGGGGATGGAAAACAAGATTATGTTGTGGTGTGGAATAGTGGTGGTAAAAGAAATTTAGCCACTTATTTAGCTAAAGCAGATGGAACATTTTCGGAATATATCAACACGGCATCGGGAGGGTATTTCATTGCTGATACAACAGGAAAAGATTTAGGAGAATTTGCTGATATTAATGGGGATGGAAAACAAGATTATGTTGTGGTATGGAATAGTGGTGGTAAAAGAAATTTAGCCACTTATTTAGCTAAAGCAGATGGAACATTTTCGGAATATATCAACACGGCATCGGGAGGGTATTTCATTGCTGATACAACAGGAAAAGATTTAGGAGAATTTGCTGATATTAATGGGGATGGAAAACAAGATTATGTTGTGGTATGGAATAGTGGTGGTAAAAGAAATTTAGCCACTTATTTAGCTAAAGCAGATGGAACATTTTCGGAATATATCAACACGGCATCGGTAGGGTATTTCATTGCTGATACAACAGGAAAAGATTTAGGAGAATTTGCTGATATTAATGGGGATGGAAAACAAGATTATGTTGTGGTATGGAATAGTGGTGGTAAAAGAAATTTAGCCACTTATTTAGCTAAAGCAGATGGAACATTTTCGGAATAG
- a CDS encoding DUF4351 domain-containing protein, giving the protein MTNNIDHDRLFKELISTFFIEFIELFFPQLMDYLDRDSITFLDKEVFTDVTEGERHESDLVAQVRFRGKESFFLIHVEAQESSRKWFNRRMFTYFARFHEKFVLPIYPIVIFSYPKPKREAISQYVVDFPDFKVLEFNYQVVQLNRLNWRDFLNQTNPVASALMAKMNIAEKERAKVKAECLRLLITLRLDAARMQLISGFIDTYLNLNPVEEIQFQEEISTFSEPVQEGVMQITTSWMRQGIEQGIEQGIEQGIEQGIEQGIERGIEQGIEREKTLILRQLKRKLGEINPSLETKIMQLSIDDVEVLGEALFDFSTVEDLINWLNTLTA; this is encoded by the coding sequence ATGACTAATAATATTGACCACGATCGCTTATTTAAGGAGTTAATCTCCACCTTTTTTATCGAATTTATTGAGTTGTTTTTCCCTCAATTGATGGATTATTTAGATAGGGACTCGATTACTTTTTTAGACAAAGAAGTATTTACCGATGTCACGGAAGGAGAAAGACATGAAAGCGATTTAGTCGCACAAGTTAGGTTTCGAGGAAAAGAATCTTTTTTTCTGATTCATGTAGAGGCACAGGAAAGTTCTCGAAAATGGTTTAACCGGCGAATGTTTACTTATTTTGCTCGCTTTCATGAGAAATTTGTCTTACCGATTTATCCGATTGTAATTTTTTCTTACCCAAAGCCAAAAAGAGAAGCGATTAGTCAGTATGTGGTCGATTTTCCTGATTTTAAGGTCTTAGAATTTAACTATCAAGTAGTGCAATTAAATCGATTAAATTGGCGAGATTTTCTCAATCAGACGAATCCGGTTGCTTCAGCTTTGATGGCCAAGATGAACATTGCCGAGAAAGAGCGAGCCAAGGTTAAGGCGGAATGTCTGCGCTTGTTAATTACTTTAAGGTTAGATGCGGCGAGAATGCAATTAATTTCTGGATTTATTGATACATATCTCAATCTAAATCCGGTCGAAGAGATACAATTTCAAGAAGAGATTAGCACATTTAGTGAACCTGTACAGGAGGGAGTTATGCAAATTACCACCAGTTGGATGCGTCAAGGTATTGAACAAGGTATTGAACAAGGTATTGAACAAGGTATCGAACAAGGTATTGAACAAGGTATCGAACGGGGTATCGAACAAGGTATCGAACGCGAAAAAACATTGATTCTTCGCCAACTTAAACGCAAGTTAGGAGAGATTAATCCTTCCTTAGAAACTAAAATTATGCAGTTAAGTATTGATGATGTCGAAGTATTAGGAGAAGCTTTATTCGATTTCTCTACGGTTGAAGATTTAATCAATTGGTTAAATACTTTAACTGCTTAG
- the kdpB gene encoding potassium-transporting ATPase subunit KdpB — translation MKTNNGSSKSSRPLRVPRGRRSDRRHTPKVNRTGLYQSAIQQSFLKLDPRIAVRNPVLFVVWLGTIVTALVTIDPNLFSTISRSERIATAADSGQQRLLNGIITLILFFTVLFANFAEAIAEGRGKAQADALRSTRSDTIARRLLPDGSIESVSSTALHRGDRVKLLAGDVIPADGEVIEGIGSVDESAITGESAPVLKQPGTDIASSVTGGTRLLSDELTVRITQEPGQGFIDRMISLVEGAERTKTPNEIALTVLLAVLTQVFLIVVATVPSIANYIAGFLDSILGPEVANTFRSGSSIAILISLLVALIPTTIGGLLSAIGIAGMDRVAQFNVIATSGRAVEACGDVNTLLLDKTGTITLGNRLADEFIPVNGHNLEELAQVCLTASLFDETPEGRSIVALARNLGVSVDIDGKTAEGIEFSARTRMSGTDMDGEEYRKGAVDAIKGFVRSRGGSVPETLDQAQERVSRLGGTPLAVCRGNDIYGVIYLKDIVKPGLKERFDQLRRMGVRTIMLTGDNQITASVIAAEAGVDDFIAEATPEDKIEVIRREQSQGKLVAMTGDGTNDAPALAQANVGVAMNSGTQAAKEAANMVDLDSDPTKLIDLVTIGKQLLITRGALTTFSVANDIAKYFAIIPTIFAAAGIGALNIMGLKSAQSAIVSALIYNALIIPVLIPLALQGVQFRPLTADQLLRRNILIYGVGGMIAPFIAIKIIDEIISAIGLR, via the coding sequence ATGAAAACGAACAACGGCTCTTCTAAGTCCTCCCGCCCTTTGCGAGTGCCGAGAGGTCGCCGCAGCGACCGCCGCCATACCCCCAAGGTAAACCGGACTGGTCTTTATCAAAGCGCGATCCAGCAGTCCTTCCTCAAACTCGACCCGCGCATCGCCGTGCGTAACCCGGTCCTGTTCGTGGTCTGGTTAGGAACGATCGTCACGGCTCTCGTCACGATCGACCCCAATCTCTTCAGCACGATCTCGCGTAGCGAGCGCATTGCGACCGCCGCAGACAGCGGACAACAAAGGCTACTTAACGGCATCATCACCCTCATCCTCTTCTTCACGGTGCTGTTCGCCAACTTTGCCGAGGCGATCGCAGAAGGACGGGGAAAAGCCCAGGCCGATGCCCTACGCTCCACCCGCAGCGATACGATCGCCCGCCGGCTCCTCCCTGACGGCTCGATCGAGTCGGTCAGTTCCACAGCCCTGCATCGGGGTGATCGGGTAAAACTGTTGGCCGGGGACGTGATTCCTGCCGACGGAGAAGTAATTGAGGGAATCGGTTCGGTGGATGAATCGGCGATCACTGGAGAATCGGCCCCGGTCCTCAAACAGCCCGGCACCGATATCGCCAGTTCCGTTACCGGTGGAACGCGTCTTCTCTCCGACGAGTTGACGGTACGGATCACCCAAGAACCAGGGCAGGGTTTTATCGATCGCATGATCTCCCTTGTGGAAGGGGCCGAGCGCACGAAAACCCCCAACGAGATCGCGCTGACGGTACTTCTGGCCGTGTTAACCCAAGTTTTCCTGATCGTCGTCGCCACCGTACCATCGATCGCTAACTACATCGCTGGTTTTCTCGATAGTATTCTCGGTCCAGAGGTGGCGAATACCTTTCGATCGGGTTCGAGTATCGCCATCTTGATTTCCCTCCTCGTCGCTCTCATTCCCACGACGATCGGTGGTTTACTGAGTGCGATCGGTATTGCCGGGATGGATCGGGTCGCCCAATTCAACGTTATCGCCACCTCTGGGCGGGCGGTGGAAGCTTGCGGTGATGTCAATACCCTCCTTCTCGATAAAACGGGAACAATTACCCTCGGCAACCGGCTGGCTGACGAATTTATCCCCGTCAACGGTCATAACCTGGAGGAATTAGCCCAGGTCTGTCTAACGGCCAGCCTTTTCGACGAAACCCCGGAAGGACGCTCGATCGTTGCCTTAGCCCGGAATTTGGGCGTAAGCGTGGATATCGACGGTAAAACCGCCGAAGGGATCGAGTTTTCCGCCCGTACCCGCATGAGTGGCACCGATATGGACGGCGAGGAGTACCGCAAAGGAGCCGTAGACGCGATTAAAGGTTTCGTCCGTTCCCGCGGTGGTTCCGTTCCCGAGACCCTCGATCAGGCCCAGGAAAGGGTTTCCCGTTTGGGGGGAACTCCCCTGGCCGTCTGTCGGGGTAACGATATCTACGGGGTGATCTATCTCAAAGATATCGTGAAACCGGGATTAAAAGAGCGTTTCGACCAATTACGGCGCATGGGTGTGAGAACGATCATGCTCACCGGCGACAACCAGATCACGGCCTCGGTGATCGCGGCGGAGGCGGGGGTGGATGATTTTATCGCCGAGGCTACCCCGGAAGATAAGATCGAGGTGATCCGTCGCGAGCAATCCCAGGGCAAGTTAGTTGCCATGACGGGGGACGGCACTAACGACGCACCGGCACTGGCCCAGGCTAATGTGGGTGTGGCGATGAACTCTGGAACCCAAGCGGCGAAGGAAGCTGCCAATATGGTGGATCTGGATTCCGACCCGACCAAGCTGATCGATTTAGTCACCATCGGCAAACAGTTATTAATTACCCGCGGCGCCCTGACCACGTTTTCGGTAGCTAACGATATCGCTAAGTATTTCGCTATTATCCCGACGATTTTCGCCGCTGCTGGGATCGGTGCTTTAAATATCATGGGTTTGAAAAGCGCTCAATCGGCGATCGTCTCGGCCCTGATCTACAATGCCCTGATTATCCCTGTTTTGATTCCTCTGGCACTTCAAGGCGTTCAATTTCGCCCCCTCACTGCTGACCAACTATTGCGGCGCAATATCCTCATCTACGGCGTGGGAGGCATGATTGCGCCGTTTATTGCTATTAAGATTATTGATGAGATAATTTCAGCGATCGGGTTGAGGTAA
- a CDS encoding DUF3368 domain-containing protein has protein sequence MIIISDTSPLSSLALVGYLSILKDIYTNVIIPQAVANELANLTEEDIPIKAIVSLNWIQVQQAANLELVACLRNDYNLDIGEAEAIALALELKADELLIDERLGRREAVRLGLSITGVLGVLLIAKNRGLISKVQPIIDALILQANFRISRQLYEEVLRTANELD, from the coding sequence ATGATTATTATTAGCGATACTTCTCCTCTCAGCAGTCTTGCTCTTGTTGGTTATCTATCAATCTTAAAAGATATTTATACTAATGTTATTATTCCCCAAGCAGTTGCCAATGAATTGGCTAATTTGACTGAGGAAGATATCCCGATTAAAGCGATAGTTTCTCTGAACTGGATACAGGTTCAACAAGCCGCTAATTTGGAACTTGTGGCTTGTTTGAGGAATGACTATAATTTAGATATTGGCGAAGCAGAAGCAATCGCTCTTGCTTTGGAATTAAAGGCGGATGAATTGTTAATTGATGAACGTCTTGGCCGGAGGGAGGCTGTGCGTTTGGGGTTGTCAATTACGGGGGTTCTAGGAGTTCTTTTAATCGCTAAAAATAGAGGATTGATTTCTAAGGTTCAACCCATAATCGATGCTCTAATACTCCAAGCAAATTTTCGCATCAGTCGTCAACTTTATGAGGAGGTTTTGCGAACTGCAAATGAATTAGATTAA